The DNA window CCGTCCATATCAAATAAAGCAGCGTGTATCAAAATTTCCGTTTAACGTTTGATGGTCAAGGTTTAAGGTTCGATTCCGGCGCAACGTTGACCGTTAAATCTCAAGTCCTAAACCCTATTACAAATTTGCCTGCATGAACGGGCGGGTATCGATTTTGTCCCAGACCCGCTGCACAACGTATGGGTCGCCGGCCAGGTACGTGTTTAGCTCCGCTTCCGAATCGAGATTCAGTACCAGCATCGACCCGACCATACGACCCGTCGAGTCGAGGAGCGCCCCCCCAATTACAAACTTACCCAGTGCGTTAAACTTCCTGATGTAATCGAAATGGGCCGCCCGGGCCGCCATCCGTCGCGCCAATGCGTCGGCGTCGGTATGGTCGTAGGCGTAAACAACGTACTGCATATTAACTGGGTTTAATACAGGCAAGATACCAGAAGTTGGGCCGTATGTCAATAAGCCGTCTGATTTGGCGAATCGGCAAACCAGCTTTTTCCATAAGCGCGTCTTCCTGCCTACCCGGGCAAGGGCTGTCAATCGTGTAAATCGGCCTTTTGTGCGTATTTTCCGGCTTCGACAACCTGTTTCCACTTCTTCAGCCAATGAATCGACTGCTTTGCAGCTTATTACCGCTGCTTCCTTTCGCCGTTTGTGCCCAGCCACAGCCCGCGCGTCAACGCCCTACCCTGACTGTTGAGTCGATTATGCAGGACCCCAAACTCAGCGTTGGCACCTCGCCTTCCAACCCGTTCTGGTCCGACGATTCGCGCACAATTTATTTTAGCTGGAATCCCGACCGGGCCAAAAACGATTCGCTGTATAAGGTTACGCTGACGAACGGCAAAACGCTGACGCCGTCGAAACCGCAGAAGGTTAGTCCCGCCGAACGACGTGCGCTGCGTATCGATCAAAGCCCGATCTATAACCGTGCCCGCACGCAGCGCGTCTACGAATCGCAGGGCGATCTGTTCTGGGTCGACACAAAGACCGGGCGGGTGCGTCAACTGACCAATACCGTCGATTCCGAAACCGACCCCCGCTTCAGTGGCGATGAAAAGCGGGTTACGTTCCGGCGCAGCGGGTCCAATCTGTTCAGTATTGACCTGACCACCGGCGAATTGGCGCAGCTAACCGACTTCCGGCCCGGTGCGAAAAAGAGTGATTCGAAGCCAAACGACGAAGAGAAATTTCTGAAAGCCGAGCAGTTACGATTGTCGTCCGTCGTGACGGAGCGAAAAGAACGCAAAGACGAAGCGGAGCGGCTGAGCAAACTCGACCGCCCCAAACGGCCAAAGGAAATTTACCTGGACGATAAGCAACTGGTGGGTCAACAGATAAGTCCCGACGGTCTGTTTGTAACGTACCGGTCCGTAAAGAGCGCGTCGGGGGCCAAAACGGCTCAGGTGCCCAACTACGTCACAGAGTCGGGCTTCACCGAAGATATTCCGGCCCGCACCAAAGTCGGAGCCCCCCAGTCGACGCAGGAGTTTTTCGTGTACGACGTGCAGAAAGACACCGTTCGGACGATTAGCGTAAAATCGCTGCCCGGCATTACCAACCGACCTGCTTATCTGGCCGAAGCAACGACGGGCAAAGCCAAAGCTGATACGTCGAAGAAAATGCGGGCCGTCACGTTCAGCAACGTCGTCTGGTCGGAAGATGGCAAAGTAGCCGTGGTTGTTGTCCGGTCGGGCGATAACAAAGATCGCTGGATCACCCGACTCGACCCCGCTACGCTGACAATGACCGTACTGGACCGGCAGCACGACGACGCGTGGATTGGCGGGCCGGGCATCGGCGGGTCGTTTTCGCCGGGTAGTATGGGCTTTCTGGCCGACAACCACACGCTCTGGTTTCAGTCGGAAGCCGATGGCTATTCGCACCTGTACACAGTCGACGCGCTGGCCCCAGGCACGAAAAAGCAATTGACATCAGGGAAATTCGAGGTGCAGCAGGCTCAGTTGTCGGCTGATAAGCAATCGTTTTTCCTGCAAACCAATGAGGTCCACCCCGGCGAACAGCACTGGTACAAAATGGCCGCAACAGGTGGTACGCGCACCCGCCTGACCACCCTGCCGGGGGCTAACGACCTGACCATTTCGCCCGACGAACGGTACGCTGTAATTCGGAATTCGTCGGCCACGCAACCGTGGGAACTGTACCTGAGTCCGCTGGTCACAGCCGCGAAAACCACCGCTGCCCCCGCTCGGCTGACGGAGTCACAAACCGACGTGTTCAAAAGCTACGCCTGGCGTGAACCGACGTACGTAACCATTCCGGCCCGCGACAACCAGCCGATCTACGCCCGGCTCTACAAGCCTGCTCAGCCGACTGGCAAGGCGGTCGTATTCGTCCATGGCGCGGGGTATCTGCAAAACGCGCACAAGTGGTGGAGTCAGTATTTCCGCGAATACATGTTCCATAATCTGCTGGTCGACAAGGGGTATACCGTGCTCGACATCGACTACCGGGGCAGCGCGGGCTACGGCCGCGACTGGCGGACGGGTATCTACCGGCACATGGGCGGCAAAGACCTAACCGACCACGTCGATGCGGTACAATGGCTGGCTAAAACGCAGGGGGTCGATGCAGGTAAAGTGGGGGTCTACGGCGGGTCGTACGGTGGCTTCATCACGCTGATGGCAATGTTCACCACGCCCGATGTGTTCAAAGCGGGGGCTGCCCTTCGCCCCGTTACCGACTGGGCGGCTTATAACCACCCCTACACGGCCAATATCCTGAACGAACCGCAGAACGATTCGCTGGCCTATCGCCGGTCGTCGCCGATCAATTTTGCGGAAGGGTTAAAAGGCAACCTGCTCATCTGCCACGGGATGGTCGACGTCAACGTTCATTTTCAGGATGCCGTCCGGCTGTCGCAGCGGTTAATCGAACTGAAAAAAGAGAATTGGGAACTAGCCCCCTACCCCGTCGAAGATCACGGCTTCATAGAGCCTACGAGCTGGATGGATGAATACAAGCGCATCCTGAAGCTGTTCGAGGAGCGGCTGTAAGGTGTAGCCTGGACGTCCACGTCCGGGTGGCCGTCAGGGCAACCTGCATAGGCGGCAACTTTTAGGCCGCTTCGCGTCCACCCGGACGTGGACGTCCAGGCTACACACTCACTTCTTCAATGCCTCGAATAATTCCAGCGACCGACGCATAAACAGCACTTCAGACGGCACGTGCTTCTGATTCTTCAGCGTTACCAGACTGATCTGGCTGGCCCCCTGCTGCTGCATGAGTGAGCAGGTTTGCTGCGAGATAAAGTACGGTATCACTTCATCCTGATCACCATGAATCAGATACGTGCGACTGCGGACAGCCCGGCTGGTCAGGTCATTGTCGAGTAACGCTTTTCCAAACGTGGAGGCCGGATTACGCACATCGGCGCGGAACTGATCGGTGCAAATCTTGTCGAAGCTGACGGTAAATGACCGGGCGTTATCGAGCGAAACGGCAAGCTGCTCGGCATAAGGCGATTTGAAGTAGTAGCTAAGCGGCTTGCTGCCGTTGTACAGCTTGTTATAAACCACCGTTTGCCAGACATACAGGTAGTTGACCACGCCGGGACTGCTGGTTGTCTGGTGGGTGATGTAGTCGAAAAAAGACGCCATAGCATACGGCCCCGATCCGCAGCTGGTACCGGTCAGCGGCAGTTGGTCGGCGTACTGCTGCTCGATAAGCTGTTGCGCCGACAGCGTTGCGTAGCCCCCCTCCGAAAAACCCGCCAAAAATACCTGCCCGTTCCAGCTGGGAGTAGCCTGTTGCTGAAGCCATTCGTTGGTGGCGCGCAGCATATCGGCGGTAGCATGGGCGAGCGACGCCCGGTTTTCGTACGGGTGTGCAACACTACTGGCATCGCCATAACCCACATAATCGGGGCAGGCCACGATGTAGCCGTGGGTAGCGAAGTAGAGCGGATATGAAAAGTCAGGCTGTGTATAATCGTAACCCGATGGCACCTCCGCGTTTGAAAAGGCCGTCGGATGTTGGTAACCCAGTATCGGAAATAGCTGGGCACCACCCGATGATACCGGCAGATACACAATCCCCGACGCCGTAATGGGCGTACCATCTTCCAGCGTTGTTTGGTACGTCAGTCGCTGGATACTCAGGCTGAACGAACCGGGGGTATATACGAGCGAATCATTGGGCGACTCGAGCGAGTGCAGCACCTTGTTGGTGTAGGTCGTAACGAGTGATTGATGAATCAGGACGGGGTCAGGTTTAACGTCGCCCGGCTGACAGGCGGCCAGCATAAACAAAGAGAACGTACTAATCAGGTAAACGAAACGATTCATAAACAGCCCCCAAGGGCAGTGAGTAAATTGATAGTTACGGAGGAGCGGTTTAGGTATTATTCCGGAATACGCCAGGGTTACCCTGATTCGTGGCAACGCAAGCGTTATCTGTTGACGTCAACAATTCCGAAGTCGTCACATAAAAGCGTTAATCACCTGACAGATTAAGTCAGCCTCGGCTATTGTCACCGCCGGGTTCAATGGCAAACTAAGCACCTCCCGGTGGATCTGCTCGGACACCGGAAACGATAGCGCATTTAATTCGCTGTAGGCTTGCTGCTGATGCGGGGGTACGGGGTAATGCATGTCGGTTCCGATACCGTGCTGATCCAGCCAGTTACGCAGGTCGTCGCGACGGGGGTGCCGAATGACAAACAAATGCCACGCGTCCTGCCCGATCTGATCGGCCGGGGGCAGCAGCACGTCGGGGTGTTTGATCTGGGTGAGGTACTGCCGGGCAATGGCTCGGCGGTAATCGTTTTCGGATTCGAGAAACGGTAATTTTTCCAGCAGCACGGCTGCCTGCATCTCATCGAGCCGACTGTTACGCCCGACATACGTATTGACATACCGCTGCGTCGATCCGTAGTTGCGAAGCGCCCGCAACCGGTCGGCCAGGGCATCGTCGTCGGTGGTAATCGCGCCCGCATCCCCCAGCGCCCCCAGGTTTTTGCTGGGATAAAAACTCCAGCCAGCGGCATCGCCCAGTTGCCCGGCCCGCCGGGTGCCGTATTGCGCGCCGTGCGCCTGCGCGGCATCTTCCAGAATCCGCAGGTTATGGTTGGTAGCAATCAGCCGAATAGCGTCCATCTCGCAGCAACGCCCATACAGGTGTACTGGCAAAATGGCTTTCGTACGGGGGGTGATGGCTGCTTCGATACGCAGCGGGTCGAGCAGCATTGTGCGCGGATCCGGCTCGACCAGCACCGGAATAAGCCCGGCCTGACTGACGCTCAATATCGACGCGATATACGTGTTGGCGGGTACGATGACTTCGCTGCCGGACGGAAAATCCCAGGCCATCAGCACCAGTGTCAGCGCATCGAGGCCATTGGCGACCCCAACACAATGCCGCGTACCAACCAACTGCGCGAAGGCTGCTTCAAACGCCTGAACCTCCGGCCCCAGCACGTACCAGCCCGATGCGGTAACCCGGCTAACCGCTGCCTGTATACGCGGCAGGTGTGGCGTGTTTACCCGCTCCAGATCAAGAAACGGAATCATTTGGTAGTTTTCAGGTCAGATTCGACCAGTCGACGGCTACCGGGATACGGTTCGTAGATGTAATCGTCGGGATCGTAAGGGTGGTTCGACACAACCAACAATACCGCATCGTTGGTAAACTCGTCCATAATGTGCCAGTCTTCGGGCTCCAGCACCAGACACTGCTGGGGATCGGTGAGCTGGTACGTCGTTTCCTGCGTCCCGTCGTGATTGTACACACGACAGCTACCGTTCAGACAGATCAGCGCATTCACCGACTGTACGTGCCGGTGTCCGGCGCGCGGCTGGGCTCCGGCGCCGTAGATGTAAAAGACGCGTTTAATCCCACCGAATAGTATGTTGTCGAAAACGGTCAGATGACCGGATTCCGACGAGTACGTTTTTAACTGGTAGAGTTTCGCCATTCAGGGAGATAAAGTCTGCTTCTTAGATAGGATGCTGGGCTGTTGTACGTTATAGTGTGTTTAGAATCACTCCAAATATATTGATTAATGCGTATGATGTTGCTACACACATGTGAACCTTACACAGCGGACCCGATTTCCTACATCGATTAACCTACTAATGAGGTAGGTTCGCCGGAATCACGTTATTTCGCCCCACAATCGACTACCCCTATGACGACCCGAACCATCCTGCTGATCGTTCTTGGCCTGGGAATTATCGCCCTGCTTTATGTTACACTCGTTGATGGACAGTCGGGGATCGACACCCCGATCGATCCGGTCCGCTACAAGCAGGAACTGATGGACGAACGAGCGAAGAAAGATCAGAACTTCCGCACCGGTTCTGATTCACCCATTACCAATAAAGCTCAATTTTCGGGCCTAACTTATTTCGCCCCCGATCCGGCTTACCGCGTTACAGCCCGGCTCGAACCGTTTGCCGACAAAACCCAGAAACTGGTTGTTCGCATGAGCGACGGCAGCGAGGAAGTGTACGAGAAATTTGCCCACGCTGTTTTTCAGTTACAGGGCGAAACGAGTCGTCTGCTGATTGTAAAAGCCGATGGTGAGTACACGGTTCTGTTCCAGGATGCTACGTCCGGGAAAGAAACCTACGGGGGCGGGCGCTACCTCGAACTCGACTCGAAACAGATGAGCGACACGCAGGTTGTTCTCGATTTCAACGCAGCTTATAATCCGTATTGCGCCTACAATCCGGGCTATGCCTGCCCGCTTCCCCCGCCGAAAACAAACTATCGGTAGCGGTACGTGCCGGGGAACGGTATACGCCACACGACTAGAAAAGTGAGTTTTGAGAGAGATAAAGCAGGTTGCGGCATAACTATTGCCCCTATAGACTTTATATTCCTCTCTCGACCAAGTGAAATCAGTTCTTCTCGTCTTATTCGTTAGCATCTCATTCCTGAGTATATCCAGCACGGTGGCGTTCGCCCAGACGGCCGAGATATGCAACAACGGAATCGACGACGACGGCGACAACCTGATCGACTGCCAGGACCCCGACTGCCCCGAGTGCGCACAAGCCGTCACGTGCGCCCAGCCTAACATTTACTACCTGCCTACCATCTACGGTAATCCGTCGGTTGGCAACACCCAATACGGAACGCAGGATCTGATTCTGTCGACCCGATCAGCCAACGCCATCGTCACCATCAGAACGCCCGACGGCTCGTTTAGTCAGCAGGTGGTG is part of the Spirosoma rhododendri genome and encodes:
- a CDS encoding YciI family protein; this translates as MQYVVYAYDHTDADALARRMAARAAHFDYIRKFNALGKFVIGGALLDSTGRMVGSMLVLNLDSEAELNTYLAGDPYVVQRVWDKIDTRPFMQANL
- a CDS encoding alpha/beta fold hydrolase, giving the protein MNRLLCSLLPLLPFAVCAQPQPARQRPTLTVESIMQDPKLSVGTSPSNPFWSDDSRTIYFSWNPDRAKNDSLYKVTLTNGKTLTPSKPQKVSPAERRALRIDQSPIYNRARTQRVYESQGDLFWVDTKTGRVRQLTNTVDSETDPRFSGDEKRVTFRRSGSNLFSIDLTTGELAQLTDFRPGAKKSDSKPNDEEKFLKAEQLRLSSVVTERKERKDEAERLSKLDRPKRPKEIYLDDKQLVGQQISPDGLFVTYRSVKSASGAKTAQVPNYVTESGFTEDIPARTKVGAPQSTQEFFVYDVQKDTVRTISVKSLPGITNRPAYLAEATTGKAKADTSKKMRAVTFSNVVWSEDGKVAVVVVRSGDNKDRWITRLDPATLTMTVLDRQHDDAWIGGPGIGGSFSPGSMGFLADNHTLWFQSEADGYSHLYTVDALAPGTKKQLTSGKFEVQQAQLSADKQSFFLQTNEVHPGEQHWYKMAATGGTRTRLTTLPGANDLTISPDERYAVIRNSSATQPWELYLSPLVTAAKTTAAPARLTESQTDVFKSYAWREPTYVTIPARDNQPIYARLYKPAQPTGKAVVFVHGAGYLQNAHKWWSQYFREYMFHNLLVDKGYTVLDIDYRGSAGYGRDWRTGIYRHMGGKDLTDHVDAVQWLAKTQGVDAGKVGVYGGSYGGFITLMAMFTTPDVFKAGAALRPVTDWAAYNHPYTANILNEPQNDSLAYRRSSPINFAEGLKGNLLICHGMVDVNVHFQDAVRLSQRLIELKKENWELAPYPVEDHGFIEPTSWMDEYKRILKLFEERL
- a CDS encoding alpha/beta hydrolase translates to MNRFVYLISTFSLFMLAACQPGDVKPDPVLIHQSLVTTYTNKVLHSLESPNDSLVYTPGSFSLSIQRLTYQTTLEDGTPITASGIVYLPVSSGGAQLFPILGYQHPTAFSNAEVPSGYDYTQPDFSYPLYFATHGYIVACPDYVGYGDASSVAHPYENRASLAHATADMLRATNEWLQQQATPSWNGQVFLAGFSEGGYATLSAQQLIEQQYADQLPLTGTSCGSGPYAMASFFDYITHQTTSSPGVVNYLYVWQTVVYNKLYNGSKPLSYYFKSPYAEQLAVSLDNARSFTVSFDKICTDQFRADVRNPASTFGKALLDNDLTSRAVRSRTYLIHGDQDEVIPYFISQQTCSLMQQQGASQISLVTLKNQKHVPSEVLFMRRSLELFEALKK
- a CDS encoding DegT/DnrJ/EryC1/StrS family aminotransferase is translated as MIPFLDLERVNTPHLPRIQAAVSRVTASGWYVLGPEVQAFEAAFAQLVGTRHCVGVANGLDALTLVLMAWDFPSGSEVIVPANTYIASILSVSQAGLIPVLVEPDPRTMLLDPLRIEAAITPRTKAILPVHLYGRCCEMDAIRLIATNHNLRILEDAAQAHGAQYGTRRAGQLGDAAGWSFYPSKNLGALGDAGAITTDDDALADRLRALRNYGSTQRYVNTYVGRNSRLDEMQAAVLLEKLPFLESENDYRRAIARQYLTQIKHPDVLLPPADQIGQDAWHLFVIRHPRRDDLRNWLDQHGIGTDMHYPVPPHQQQAYSELNALSFPVSEQIHREVLSLPLNPAVTIAEADLICQVINAFM
- a CDS encoding sugar 3,4-ketoisomerase, producing the protein MAKLYQLKTYSSESGHLTVFDNILFGGIKRVFYIYGAGAQPRAGHRHVQSVNALICLNGSCRVYNHDGTQETTYQLTDPQQCLVLEPEDWHIMDEFTNDAVLLVVSNHPYDPDDYIYEPYPGSRRLVESDLKTTK
- a CDS encoding DUF1684 domain-containing protein, whose product is MTTRTILLIVLGLGIIALLYVTLVDGQSGIDTPIDPVRYKQELMDERAKKDQNFRTGSDSPITNKAQFSGLTYFAPDPAYRVTARLEPFADKTQKLVVRMSDGSEEVYEKFAHAVFQLQGETSRLLIVKADGEYTVLFQDATSGKETYGGGRYLELDSKQMSDTQVVLDFNAAYNPYCAYNPGYACPLPPPKTNYR